Genomic window (Alnus glutinosa chromosome 9, dhAlnGlut1.1, whole genome shotgun sequence):
TgcttttatttaaataattagcCTGAGTGGTGCTTCTTTtatttaaacaattaattattctGAGTGGTGCTTctctctatttatatatataggaagcCAGGACATCTCACCAATGTAAAAGGAGCCTGACAGTGCCTCCCACCCACAATAACCAAAATCAGTGATGGCATTTCAAGGCTATCTATGCCTTGGTCTCGTGGTCGTTCTTGGCTCATTGACTTGTAATAGCATTGCTGTTACTCCAAGCCTTACCACTGCTTCACTCAACCGGAGCAGTTTTCCGGCAGGTTTTATTTTCGGGACGGGATCAGCGTCTTACCAGGTAATTAAGTCCTAGATTTCCtccacatatttttttttgatgaataagtaatcaatattattaacaactAAGAACCAAAGTTACAAACAACAAACCAACAAGAAACAACCAGAACAACAAACACAGCAGAAAACTACTGCAgaaccaaaacaaccaaaaaagtCTTACAACTAGGATTATACAAGAATAGAGACATCTACATTCCAGAGATGACAAAATTTAacattctctctatttttcttaaacttttctCTTCCAGAAATTCTTGATCTAACTTCCCAAAAAATCTGCTTGAGTATCTGCTCTTCAGATTTAGGAGCATTTTGATACTTAATAGCATTCCTGGCTTTCCAGATATTATAGACAACAGAGCTCAATACCAAACGACAAAGAACTCCTGCCatcgtcttcttcttccaagTTCTACAATCGTCATTCAACACCCTCTGCCAATCAAGAGAAGGAGCCAAGTCATTACACCTTTGCATACAATTTTTCCATATACGAGCACTGAAACTACACATGAAAAAAATATGATCTCGGGTCTCAACACCATTCCTGCAGAACACACATTGTGCATCACCTTGAAAACCCCAAGCCAACAGCCGATCACCCGTACTTAATCTATTCTGTACAGCCAGCCACATGATAAAAGCATGTTTTGGAATTGCAAAAGGGAACCAAACAACATGCCACCAATCAACCTCACATTTCTTATCCCTCAAAAAATCCCAAGTGTCAGCACTTACATAGGAACCCTTACGAGCAACCGTCCATATCGGTTTATCAACATAACCAAGCTGAACTTCAGGAAGACGACTCTGTATATCAACAAGCTCCTCTGACCGAGCAGGCTTCCAACACCAAATGCCATTACTTAAAACAGAATCAAGTCTAGAATCCAACCGACTATGAGCATCATAGATAACACGGGAGCCAAACCTCTCATACAACACTCCAAGAGGATGCCAGTTGTCCTGCCAAAGATGAATCATCTTTCCATTACCTActtcaaatttaataaaattcttagCAATACTCCTAAGTTTAAGAATCTTtctccaacaccaagagcaaCTTTGGGGAATGCTCACACTCCAAAAACTCCTCCCTTTCAGCATATGTTTGTATCATAGTAGAGTTTTTCTTCAAGTGTCGTCCAGAGATGCCAAGCATGATGCATATGTGCCAATGTATGTTTAAAATCCAGTATGAAGGTGCAGCACGTGAAGGTGGCAGAGGAGCAAGCATATGGGACACTTACACCCATAGATATCCGGGTTTCTTTCTCTCACTGTCTCTTCATTGAAAACAAAGTATCGTCTGTTTGTTGGGCACAGGaatttcaaaaacattttttaaaacaaagtaCATGGAATAAGAACCCACACAGCTGGACAAATTCAACAAATGAGTGTGGTTAATTAAGAGTTAGTGTAATTTTACTAGTACTTTACAAATTGCTTTATCAGTTCATGCTACAGTAAAATCAATGTAGACTATTATGTGGTAATAGCATCGATCGTACTTACCATATTTATAAACTGACGTAAAAATTTACGTAATTCTTAACAAGTCAATTACTCATTCGGACAATTATATGACAGTTTACGagatatttacttttataaaaTGTAAACTGTACAGTGAGTTTGTAGaaggttttttaaaaagttataataccCTGACATTATTGCCAAATTGAATTGAAACAGTGAGAAAAGGTATGGTCCTAAAGCCCACAACAACGGACTTGTTCTAATGGCCGAAATTAGGGGTCGTAGCAGGAGACCAAAACAAAGTGAAAGtatcttttaaaaaacaaaagttttctCTTGATTAAGTTAATATATCGTCTGTATTTTAGTGGTTAGGCATGCATGTGTATTAATCTTCGTTAAATAATAGCTCAAAGTATATAGGTAGCGTGTAGAAtatattaatcttttatatCTTCCGAAATAATTAAGATTTATAGATATATGAAATATGCAGGTAGGATATTGGACGGCAGTAATGGAGATGTGGCTATTGATCAATATCATCGCTACAAGGTATAGTgcacataattaaaataaataaataaataaaaattaaagaacaacAATGTCACAGTCTGATTTGTCTAATTATTCAGCCTAACTAAACACTAGATGATCAAAAGGAACGTAAAAGATTTTggcaacaaaattaatttttcacattatatatgtatattataggAAGATATTGGAATAATGAAGGAGATGGGTGCAGATGCATACAGGTTCTCAATCTCATGGACTAGAGTTTTACCAAGTACGTAAGATCTATTCTTGTTGCTACTTTCTGACCTAATTAAACTTTAGACAAAACAAAAGGACAATAAATGGGGTACAACCCAAATCTATGTCGAGATTTTGGAAATAATCATCTACAATTTCCTGTCAGTTGAGGAGGGACACGTAAACTAAATGGAGCTCCTTGTCTAAAAAATTCAGGCGAGTTGACTCccaataataagaataaaaaaaaaattcacttaccaCCGCTCATCTTTCATGAATTTTGCAATTATACTCTTTAAGCTTTATTACTTTATGAAGTGTCAATTAAtgtatttatctttatttttattttcaatttcacccatctatttagatttttcattaaatcttgtcaaaattctcaaaatattcctgcatttaaaaaaaaaaaaaaaaaaaaaaaaaaaaaaaaaaagcaaaaaataataataaaaaaaaaaagcaaaaacaaaacaaaacaaaaggttcagacatgggtatttttgtaaattctattaaatcttAATCAGCGCATAAATCCTTGCACATTTTTTTCCtgatctttttttaaaaaaaatgtattttagaaattttgacacccctccgtcaggatttaacagaaaaagCTAACGggtggttaaaattgaaaaaaattgaaagatgaatatatacactaaattgacactttttaaaatttaaaagtataATTGTAAAGCGAAGAAAAATCAGGAaagataagtgaagtttttctttatAGAGACAATAACAAAAATTCTCAACAAGAAACAATCGGAATCCTTGGAAACAATATTTCTGACCCTTCTATATAATCAttatattacaatttatttgGGGTCTAATTTCAGAAGGAAAGCTAAGTGGGAGTGTGAACCGAGAAGGAGTAAAATACTACAACAACCTCATCAATGAGCTCCTTGACAAAGGTACACATGATCGATTCAACCTTTGTAAAATTCcagcatacatatatatatatatatatatatatgcatgtatcaTCAACTTATCttgctttttataatttttctattaatttttaacTAAACGCAGGTTTAAAGCCCTTCGTGACAATCTTTCACTGGGATCTCCCCCAGACCTTAGAGGATGAGTATGGTGGTTTCTTAAGTCCCCGCATTGCGTAAGTGACTattaataaatcatataattGTTTGCCCCATTTTCATTAATCGAGGACCCTTTTCTGTAATAATAATACTATCATAATTATGATTTCAATAAGGACCATTTTGGGGTTAGAAAAAAGAGGTA
Coding sequences:
- the LOC133877462 gene encoding uncharacterized protein LOC133877462, coding for MIHLWQDNWHPLGVLYERFGSRVIYDAHSRLDSRLDSVLSNGIWCWKPARSEELVDIQSRLPEVQLGYVDKPIWTVARKGSYVSADTWDFLRDKKCEVDWWHVVWFPFAIPKHAFIMWLAVQNRLSTGDRLLAWGFQGDAQCVFCRNGVETRDHIFFMCSFSARIWKNCMQRCNDLAPSLDWQRVLNDDCRTWKKKTMAGVLCRLVLSSVVYNIWKARNAIKYQNAPKSEEQILKQIFWEVRSRISGREKFKKNRENVKFCHLWNVDVSILV